In Peromyscus leucopus breed LL Stock chromosome 16_21, UCI_PerLeu_2.1, whole genome shotgun sequence, a single genomic region encodes these proteins:
- the Zfp57 gene encoding zinc finger protein 57 homolog isoform X2 — protein MQNGKGRRRSGFHSPKTAGRKRKSQKPSSNLEDEEGDDEEKTSLACTGIFKGGPLYFCLTCGKCYKKYTNVFNHQFPLKAQQTTGQKALGSKPQNHRGRPFSCELCDKNYRDASGLSRHRRTHLGYRPSSCSVCGKRFRDQSEVKRHMKVHQNRKPVAGSQERKVKKAPRTSPRSQAPILRHSKVIQGPVARTKTRNSRASSLDIRSNPIPVRCSRRKIRCPYCSVRLTRKTYFLTHLKFHFKNQPSQYLSCRESSQSSVMGGSHQNTHRKQNIYCCPICDICFRGKESLLDHLCCKKSGRPIKCWAILGHLLGFLYEPLCLGSTSTVEESSEEEE, from the exons ATGCAAAATGGAAAAGGACGGAGGAGATCAGGTTTCCATTCCCCAAAGACAGCAG GACGCAAGAGAAAATCTCAAAAACCTAGCTCAAACCTGGAAGATGAGGAGGGAGATGATGAAGAGAAGACCTCTCTTGCTTGCACAGGGATATTCAAAGGTGGACCTCTCTATTTCTGTCTGACCTGTGGCAAATGTTACAAAAAGTACACCAACGTCTTTAATCACCAGTTTCCTTTGAAGGCCCAGCAGACTACTGGCCAGAAAGCCCTCGGCTCCAAGCCCCAGAATCATAGAGGGAGGCCTTTCTCTTGTGAGCTCTGTGACAAGAATTACCGTGATGCCTCTGGACTGAGCCGTCACCGACGTACTCATTTAGGTTATAGGCCCAGTTCATGCTCTGTGTGTGGAAAACGCTTCCGGGATCAGTCTGAGGTCAAACGCCACATGAAGGTGCACCAAAACAGGAAGCCAGTGGCTGGCAGCCAGGAGCGTAAGGTGAAGAAGGCTCCACGTACATCACCTAGATCCCAGGCTCCCATCCTCAGGCACTCGAAAGTGATCCAGGGACCAGTGGCCAGGACTAAGACAAGGAACAGCAGGGCCTCATCCCTGGATATCAGATCCAACCCTATTCCAGTGAGATGCTCTAGAAGAAAGATCCGCTGCCCCTATTGTTCAGTACGTTTAACCAGGAAGACCTATTTCTTAACCCACCTCAAGTTCCACTTCAAAAATCAGCCCAGCCAATACTTAAGTTGCAGGGAGTCCTCCCAGTCGTCTGTGATGGGAGGCTCCCACCAGAACACCCACAGGAAGCAAAATATCTACTGTTGCCCCATTTGTGATATCTGCTTTAGGGGAAAGGAAAGCCTGCTGGATCACTTGTGCTGTAAGAAATCAGGCAGACCCATTAAGTGCTGGGCAATCCTGGGTCATTTGCTTGGCTTTCTTTATGAACCCTTGTGTCTGGGAAGTACTTCAACAGTAGAGGAGTCCTCGGAGGAGGaggaatga
- the Zfp57 gene encoding zinc finger protein 57 homolog isoform X1 produces MGAKKQRLQIPITYEDVAVDFTQEEWECLTEKQKAVYQNVLSETFKNLTFVDQNTMQNGKGRRRSGFHSPKTAGRKRKSQKPSSNLEDEEGDDEEKTSLACTGIFKGGPLYFCLTCGKCYKKYTNVFNHQFPLKAQQTTGQKALGSKPQNHRGRPFSCELCDKNYRDASGLSRHRRTHLGYRPSSCSVCGKRFRDQSEVKRHMKVHQNRKPVAGSQERKVKKAPRTSPRSQAPILRHSKVIQGPVARTKTRNSRASSLDIRSNPIPVRCSRRKIRCPYCSVRLTRKTYFLTHLKFHFKNQPSQYLSCRESSQSSVMGGSHQNTHRKQNIYCCPICDICFRGKESLLDHLCCKKSGRPIKCWAILGHLLGFLYEPLCLGSTSTVEESSEEEE; encoded by the exons ATGGGAGCTAAGAAACAG CGACTCCAGATACCAATCACTTATGAGGACGTGGCAGTGGATTTCACCCAGGAAGAATGGGAATGTCTGactgagaagcagaaggctgtTTACCAGAATGTGCTGTCAGAAACCTTTAAGAACCTAACATTTGTAG ATCAGAACACCATGCAAAATGGAAAAGGACGGAGGAGATCAGGTTTCCATTCCCCAAAGACAGCAG GACGCAAGAGAAAATCTCAAAAACCTAGCTCAAACCTGGAAGATGAGGAGGGAGATGATGAAGAGAAGACCTCTCTTGCTTGCACAGGGATATTCAAAGGTGGACCTCTCTATTTCTGTCTGACCTGTGGCAAATGTTACAAAAAGTACACCAACGTCTTTAATCACCAGTTTCCTTTGAAGGCCCAGCAGACTACTGGCCAGAAAGCCCTCGGCTCCAAGCCCCAGAATCATAGAGGGAGGCCTTTCTCTTGTGAGCTCTGTGACAAGAATTACCGTGATGCCTCTGGACTGAGCCGTCACCGACGTACTCATTTAGGTTATAGGCCCAGTTCATGCTCTGTGTGTGGAAAACGCTTCCGGGATCAGTCTGAGGTCAAACGCCACATGAAGGTGCACCAAAACAGGAAGCCAGTGGCTGGCAGCCAGGAGCGTAAGGTGAAGAAGGCTCCACGTACATCACCTAGATCCCAGGCTCCCATCCTCAGGCACTCGAAAGTGATCCAGGGACCAGTGGCCAGGACTAAGACAAGGAACAGCAGGGCCTCATCCCTGGATATCAGATCCAACCCTATTCCAGTGAGATGCTCTAGAAGAAAGATCCGCTGCCCCTATTGTTCAGTACGTTTAACCAGGAAGACCTATTTCTTAACCCACCTCAAGTTCCACTTCAAAAATCAGCCCAGCCAATACTTAAGTTGCAGGGAGTCCTCCCAGTCGTCTGTGATGGGAGGCTCCCACCAGAACACCCACAGGAAGCAAAATATCTACTGTTGCCCCATTTGTGATATCTGCTTTAGGGGAAAGGAAAGCCTGCTGGATCACTTGTGCTGTAAGAAATCAGGCAGACCCATTAAGTGCTGGGCAATCCTGGGTCATTTGCTTGGCTTTCTTTATGAACCCTTGTGTCTGGGAAGTACTTCAACAGTAGAGGAGTCCTCGGAGGAGGaggaatga